One region of Vanessa tameamea isolate UH-Manoa-2023 chromosome 27, ilVanTame1 primary haplotype, whole genome shotgun sequence genomic DNA includes:
- the LOC113404896 gene encoding spherulin-2A-like — MVSKLFPILFMLPAIYAKIEVDITAKNNEVNDVHITGASVAILGEKDKSTFGLTEDNLKKAMEKMGMNPDNIFFNSPTPWGDLFKTLLWEPTRMSFEPKKASILSKNSEQVLIKSKNIHNKNAEPLTLKIDMKQLVKNTVTSKWSKEGELEVGNIHYKFNLNVPEIEDFSFMSNGLEDMERFVPMTIGGMSEITLKPKQDVVAELYATATHTMVRVDYETRLTGNVALNFDKKYEGHRFWSVDINMLLTAGELKKVVHSSEIIEVVHFSEPKVLVKDATTGHVIFTAPLKMY; from the coding sequence ATGGTTTCAAAATTATTCCCCATACTCTTCATGCTGCCGGCGATCTACGCTAAGATAGAAGTAGATATCACCGCCAAAAACAACGAAGTCAATGATGTCCACATAACGGGCGCTTCCGTGGCTATCTTAGGCGAAAAAGACAAATCCACCTTTGGTCTCACCGAAGACAATTTAAAGAAAGCAATGGAAAAAATGGGAATGAACCCTGACAACATATTCTTCAACAGTCCCACGCCCTGGGGCGACTTATTCAAAACACTGCTCTGGGAACCCACTAGAATGTCTTTCGAGCCCAAAAAAGCATCGATTTTGTCGAAAAATTCCGAGCAAGTTTTGATCAAATCCAAAAACATCCACAACAAAAACGCGGAACCTTTAACTCTTAAGATAGATATGAAACAATTAGTTAAGAATACTGTGACGTCAAAATGGAGCAAGGAAGGCGAATTGGAAGTTGgaaatattcattacaaattcaatttgaaCGTGCCTGAAATTGAAGATTTCTCCTTCATGTCAAATGGACTTGAAGATATGGAGAGATTCGTACCAATGACTATTGGAGGGATGTCTGAAATAACACTGAAACCCAAGCAAGATGTCGTCGCAGAATTATACGCTACGGCTACGCACACGATGGTACGAGTGGATTATGAGACCAGATTAACTGGAAACGTCGCTTTGAACTTCGATAAAAAATACGAAGGTCATCGTTTCTGGTCCGTTGATATCAACATGCTTTTGACGGCTGGAGAATTGAAGAAGGTCGTGCACTCCTCTGAGATTATTGAAGTTGTACATTTCTCTGAACCCAAGGTCTTGGTTAAGGACGCAACAACAGGCCATGTTATCTTTACAGCTcccttaaaaatgtattga